From a single Sorghum bicolor cultivar BTx623 chromosome 5, Sorghum_bicolor_NCBIv3, whole genome shotgun sequence genomic region:
- the LOC8073604 gene encoding protein FAM135A isoform X1 has translation METAHELAVYIDRFHNLDLFQQGWYRMKISALWEDEENNRAPISPARVTQYEAIDIGVKSSSFGFWKIDDVDNSFYTQPFLVKYSRQDIYLSVMVSFYITNSEDEGPATSSVILKFELIYIPTLGNGWTEVQDSSDDTDLIPVHEFRIPHRALLGLHSYCPVHFDALHSALVDLTVHIVYLKAAVTKSSSLKSLEQSFGSKSYDIVKASLISREILLEEVKKISNAIGHTLEDLDHTDLTLGKYETIQPSKSGSPSYNNGQGASTKCSPQMTGILRDFLESSGVVVGSTDDILLYTLSEEELFELFQTVSSQLSFIWNEFLKFHRTHKVKILDYLHDMWDIDRKAEWSIWIIHSKIEIPHRYLRSMNDDSPRHLIRISSSRKVHHDPIQNSMSQAELHRKSIAQMKINTPSVQDMHIYADPSCIPVVRIEQHVMVIPQHGSSKDFLTDASEPAGTIVPPLVQGQSLEEKTCGDKSGRILRAVIFVHGFQGHHLDLRLVKNQWLLLDPGAECLLSQINEDRTSGDFKEMGRRLANEVVGFLKRKVDKYSKHGGCKEIKLSFVGHSIGNIILRSALTEPKLEPFLKNQYTYMSISGPHLGYWYSPNSLFNSGLWLMKRLKGMQCMHQLTFSDDHDPQNTFFYKLCQLKTLENFKNIILVSSPQDGYVPYHSARIDLCHASSSDNSKRGQVFTEMLNNCLDQIRAPTSETRVFMRCDVIFDQSAQGRNLNTMIGRAAHIEFLENDIYARFIMWSFPELFR, from the exons ATGGAGACGGCGCACGAGCTGGCCGTTTACATCGACCGCTTCCACAATCTGGACCTGTTCCAGCAAGG ATGGTACCGCATGAAGATTAGTGCCCTGTGGGAGGACGAGGAGAATAATAGAGCACCGATTTCGCCGGCCAGGGTCACGCAATACGAAG CTATTGATATTGGTGTGAAGAGCTCATCATTTGGCTTTTGGAAAATAGACGATGTTGACAATAGCTTCTATACACAGCCATTTCTTGTTAAATATTCTAGGCAAGATATTTATCTATCAGTTATGGTGTCCTTCTACATAACCAACAGCGAAGACGAG GGTCCAGCAACTTCTTCTGTTATATTGAAGTTCGAGCTCATATACATCCCAACACTGGGGAATGGGTG GACTGAAGTAcaagattcaagtgatgatacaGATTTGATCCCTGTCCATGAATTTAGGATCCCACATAGAGCACTCCTGGGCTTACACTCATATTGCCCTGTCCATTTTGACGCTTTACACTCGGCACTTGTGGATCTGACAGTACACATAGTGTACCTTAAAGCCGCTGTGACTAAATCATCATCACTGAAG TCTCTGGAACAAAGTTTTGGCTCAAAGTCATATGACATTGTGAAGGCATCACTAATATCTAGGGAAATACTTCTTGAAGAAGTGAAGAAGATCAGTAATGCTATTGGTCACACTCTTGAGGATTTAGATCACACTGACTTAACCCTTGGTAAATATGAGACAATTCAACCATCAAAGTCAGGTTCGCCCAGTTACAATAATGGGCAAGGTGCATCCACAAAGTGTAGTCCCCAGATGACTGGCATCTTACGTGATTTTCTTGAG AGTTCTGGTGTTGTGGTTGGAAGCACTGATGATATCTTGCTGTATACTTTATCCGAGGAAGAATTGTTTGAACTATTTCAAACTGTGAGCAGCCAACTCTCATTTATATGGAATGAGTTCTTGAAATTTCACAG GACACATAAAGTAAAGATATTGGATTATTTGCATGATATGTGGGATATTGATCGCAAAGCAGAATGGTCAATATGGATTATTCATTCAAAGATTGAGATTCCACATCGCTATTTGAGAAGCATGAATGATGACTCTCCTCGCCATTTGATTCGGATTTCTAGTTCACGAAAGGTCCATCATGAT CCTATACAAAATTCGATGTCACAGGCTGAACTGCACAGGAAAAGTATAGCACAAATGAAG ATTAACACACCGTCTGTTCAAGATATGCATATTTATGCTGATCCTTCATGTATACCTGTTGTCCGCATAGAGCAACATGTCATGGTTATTCCGCAGCATGGTTCTAGCAAGGATTTTCTAACAGATGCTTCAGAACCAGCGGGTACTATTGTACCACCTCTAGTACAAGGACAATCATTGGAGGAAAAAACTTGTGGTGATAAGAGTGGCCGCATTTTACGAGCTGTCATTTTTGTACATGGATTTCAG GGACATCATTTGGATTTACGTCTTGTTAAAAACCAATGGCTTCTGCTTGATCCTGGAGCTGAGTGCCTATTGTCTCAGATAAATGAGGATAGAACGTCTGGAGATTTTAAAGAAATGGGTAGAAGGCTCGCTAATGAAGTAGTGGGATTCCTCAAAAGGAAAGTGGACAAGTATTCCAAACATGGAGGTTGCAAAGAGATTAAGCTTAGTTTTGTTGGTCATTCTATTGGGAACATTATTCTCAGAAGTGCCCTCACAG AACCCAAATTGGAGCCATTTCTGAAGAACCAATATACATACATGTCCATATCAGGGCCTCACTTAGGTTACTGGTACAGTCCAAACTCTTTGTTTAACTCTGGCCTTTGGCTCATGAAACGGCTCAAGGGAATGCAGTGCATGCATCAGCTCACTTTCAGTGATGATCACGACCCACAGAATACGTTCTTTTACAAGCTTTGCCAG CTGAAGACACTGGAGAATTTCAAGAACATCATCCTGGTTTCATCACCGCAG GATGGCTATGTCCCATATCATTCAGCAAGAATCGACCTCTGCCATGCCTCGTCGTCGGATAACTCAAAGCGCGGGCAGGTGTTCACTGAGATGCTGAACAACTGCTTGGATCAGATCCGGGCCCCAACATCGGAAACACGGGTATTCATGCGTTGTGATGTTATATTCGACCAGTCTGCCCAGGGACGGAACCTGAACACCATGATCGGCAGAGCTGCACACATAGAGTTCCTGGAGAACGACATCTATGCCAGGTTCATCATGTGGTCCTTTCCAGAGTTGTTCCGATGA
- the LOC8073604 gene encoding uncharacterized protein LOC8073604 isoform X4 has translation MGGVTEVQDSSDDTDLIPVHEFRIPHRALLGLHSYCPVHFDALHSALVDLTVHIVYLKAAVTKSSSLKSLEQSFGSKSYDIVKASLISREILLEEVKKISNAIGHTLEDLDHTDLTLGKYETIQPSKSGSPSYNNGQGASTKCSPQMTGILRDFLESSGVVVGSTDDILLYTLSEEELFELFQTVSSQLSFIWNEFLKFHRTHKVKILDYLHDMWDIDRKAEWSIWIIHSKIEIPHRYLRSMNDDSPRHLIRISSSRKVHHDPIQNSMSQAELHRKSIAQMKINTPSVQDMHIYADPSCIPVVRIEQHVMVIPQHGSSKDFLTDASEPAGTIVPPLVQGQSLEEKTCGDKSGRILRAVIFVHGFQGHHLDLRLVKNQWLLLDPGAECLLSQINEDRTSGDFKEMGRRLANEVVGFLKRKVDKYSKHGGCKEIKLSFVGHSIGNIILRSALTEPKLEPFLKNQYTYMSISGPHLGYWYSPNSLFNSGLWLMKRLKGMQCMHQLTFSDDHDPQNTFFYKLCQLKTLENFKNIILVSSPQDGYVPYHSARIDLCHASSSDNSKRGQVFTEMLNNCLDQIRAPTSETRVFMRCDVIFDQSAQGRNLNTMIGRAAHIEFLENDIYARFIMWSFPELFR, from the exons ATGGGTGGTGT GACTGAAGTAcaagattcaagtgatgatacaGATTTGATCCCTGTCCATGAATTTAGGATCCCACATAGAGCACTCCTGGGCTTACACTCATATTGCCCTGTCCATTTTGACGCTTTACACTCGGCACTTGTGGATCTGACAGTACACATAGTGTACCTTAAAGCCGCTGTGACTAAATCATCATCACTGAAG TCTCTGGAACAAAGTTTTGGCTCAAAGTCATATGACATTGTGAAGGCATCACTAATATCTAGGGAAATACTTCTTGAAGAAGTGAAGAAGATCAGTAATGCTATTGGTCACACTCTTGAGGATTTAGATCACACTGACTTAACCCTTGGTAAATATGAGACAATTCAACCATCAAAGTCAGGTTCGCCCAGTTACAATAATGGGCAAGGTGCATCCACAAAGTGTAGTCCCCAGATGACTGGCATCTTACGTGATTTTCTTGAG AGTTCTGGTGTTGTGGTTGGAAGCACTGATGATATCTTGCTGTATACTTTATCCGAGGAAGAATTGTTTGAACTATTTCAAACTGTGAGCAGCCAACTCTCATTTATATGGAATGAGTTCTTGAAATTTCACAG GACACATAAAGTAAAGATATTGGATTATTTGCATGATATGTGGGATATTGATCGCAAAGCAGAATGGTCAATATGGATTATTCATTCAAAGATTGAGATTCCACATCGCTATTTGAGAAGCATGAATGATGACTCTCCTCGCCATTTGATTCGGATTTCTAGTTCACGAAAGGTCCATCATGAT CCTATACAAAATTCGATGTCACAGGCTGAACTGCACAGGAAAAGTATAGCACAAATGAAG ATTAACACACCGTCTGTTCAAGATATGCATATTTATGCTGATCCTTCATGTATACCTGTTGTCCGCATAGAGCAACATGTCATGGTTATTCCGCAGCATGGTTCTAGCAAGGATTTTCTAACAGATGCTTCAGAACCAGCGGGTACTATTGTACCACCTCTAGTACAAGGACAATCATTGGAGGAAAAAACTTGTGGTGATAAGAGTGGCCGCATTTTACGAGCTGTCATTTTTGTACATGGATTTCAG GGACATCATTTGGATTTACGTCTTGTTAAAAACCAATGGCTTCTGCTTGATCCTGGAGCTGAGTGCCTATTGTCTCAGATAAATGAGGATAGAACGTCTGGAGATTTTAAAGAAATGGGTAGAAGGCTCGCTAATGAAGTAGTGGGATTCCTCAAAAGGAAAGTGGACAAGTATTCCAAACATGGAGGTTGCAAAGAGATTAAGCTTAGTTTTGTTGGTCATTCTATTGGGAACATTATTCTCAGAAGTGCCCTCACAG AACCCAAATTGGAGCCATTTCTGAAGAACCAATATACATACATGTCCATATCAGGGCCTCACTTAGGTTACTGGTACAGTCCAAACTCTTTGTTTAACTCTGGCCTTTGGCTCATGAAACGGCTCAAGGGAATGCAGTGCATGCATCAGCTCACTTTCAGTGATGATCACGACCCACAGAATACGTTCTTTTACAAGCTTTGCCAG CTGAAGACACTGGAGAATTTCAAGAACATCATCCTGGTTTCATCACCGCAG GATGGCTATGTCCCATATCATTCAGCAAGAATCGACCTCTGCCATGCCTCGTCGTCGGATAACTCAAAGCGCGGGCAGGTGTTCACTGAGATGCTGAACAACTGCTTGGATCAGATCCGGGCCCCAACATCGGAAACACGGGTATTCATGCGTTGTGATGTTATATTCGACCAGTCTGCCCAGGGACGGAACCTGAACACCATGATCGGCAGAGCTGCACACATAGAGTTCCTGGAGAACGACATCTATGCCAGGTTCATCATGTGGTCCTTTCCAGAGTTGTTCCGATGA
- the LOC8073604 gene encoding protein FAM135A isoform X2: METAHELAVYIDRFHNLDLFQQGWYRMKISALWEDEENNRAPISPARVTQYEAIDIGVKSSSFGFWKIDDVDNSFYTQPFLVKYSRQDIYLSVMVSFYITNSEDEGPATSSVILKFELIYIPTLGNGWTEVQDSSDDTDLIPVHEFRIPHRALLGLHSYCPVHFDALHSALVDLTVHIVYLKAAVTKSSSLKVHREILLEEVKKISNAIGHTLEDLDHTDLTLGKYETIQPSKSGSPSYNNGQGASTKCSPQMTGILRDFLESSGVVVGSTDDILLYTLSEEELFELFQTVSSQLSFIWNEFLKFHRTHKVKILDYLHDMWDIDRKAEWSIWIIHSKIEIPHRYLRSMNDDSPRHLIRISSSRKVHHDPIQNSMSQAELHRKSIAQMKINTPSVQDMHIYADPSCIPVVRIEQHVMVIPQHGSSKDFLTDASEPAGTIVPPLVQGQSLEEKTCGDKSGRILRAVIFVHGFQGHHLDLRLVKNQWLLLDPGAECLLSQINEDRTSGDFKEMGRRLANEVVGFLKRKVDKYSKHGGCKEIKLSFVGHSIGNIILRSALTEPKLEPFLKNQYTYMSISGPHLGYWYSPNSLFNSGLWLMKRLKGMQCMHQLTFSDDHDPQNTFFYKLCQLKTLENFKNIILVSSPQDGYVPYHSARIDLCHASSSDNSKRGQVFTEMLNNCLDQIRAPTSETRVFMRCDVIFDQSAQGRNLNTMIGRAAHIEFLENDIYARFIMWSFPELFR; the protein is encoded by the exons ATGGAGACGGCGCACGAGCTGGCCGTTTACATCGACCGCTTCCACAATCTGGACCTGTTCCAGCAAGG ATGGTACCGCATGAAGATTAGTGCCCTGTGGGAGGACGAGGAGAATAATAGAGCACCGATTTCGCCGGCCAGGGTCACGCAATACGAAG CTATTGATATTGGTGTGAAGAGCTCATCATTTGGCTTTTGGAAAATAGACGATGTTGACAATAGCTTCTATACACAGCCATTTCTTGTTAAATATTCTAGGCAAGATATTTATCTATCAGTTATGGTGTCCTTCTACATAACCAACAGCGAAGACGAG GGTCCAGCAACTTCTTCTGTTATATTGAAGTTCGAGCTCATATACATCCCAACACTGGGGAATGGGTG GACTGAAGTAcaagattcaagtgatgatacaGATTTGATCCCTGTCCATGAATTTAGGATCCCACATAGAGCACTCCTGGGCTTACACTCATATTGCCCTGTCCATTTTGACGCTTTACACTCGGCACTTGTGGATCTGACAGTACACATAGTGTACCTTAAAGCCGCTGTGACTAAATCATCATCACTGAAGGTACACAG GGAAATACTTCTTGAAGAAGTGAAGAAGATCAGTAATGCTATTGGTCACACTCTTGAGGATTTAGATCACACTGACTTAACCCTTGGTAAATATGAGACAATTCAACCATCAAAGTCAGGTTCGCCCAGTTACAATAATGGGCAAGGTGCATCCACAAAGTGTAGTCCCCAGATGACTGGCATCTTACGTGATTTTCTTGAG AGTTCTGGTGTTGTGGTTGGAAGCACTGATGATATCTTGCTGTATACTTTATCCGAGGAAGAATTGTTTGAACTATTTCAAACTGTGAGCAGCCAACTCTCATTTATATGGAATGAGTTCTTGAAATTTCACAG GACACATAAAGTAAAGATATTGGATTATTTGCATGATATGTGGGATATTGATCGCAAAGCAGAATGGTCAATATGGATTATTCATTCAAAGATTGAGATTCCACATCGCTATTTGAGAAGCATGAATGATGACTCTCCTCGCCATTTGATTCGGATTTCTAGTTCACGAAAGGTCCATCATGAT CCTATACAAAATTCGATGTCACAGGCTGAACTGCACAGGAAAAGTATAGCACAAATGAAG ATTAACACACCGTCTGTTCAAGATATGCATATTTATGCTGATCCTTCATGTATACCTGTTGTCCGCATAGAGCAACATGTCATGGTTATTCCGCAGCATGGTTCTAGCAAGGATTTTCTAACAGATGCTTCAGAACCAGCGGGTACTATTGTACCACCTCTAGTACAAGGACAATCATTGGAGGAAAAAACTTGTGGTGATAAGAGTGGCCGCATTTTACGAGCTGTCATTTTTGTACATGGATTTCAG GGACATCATTTGGATTTACGTCTTGTTAAAAACCAATGGCTTCTGCTTGATCCTGGAGCTGAGTGCCTATTGTCTCAGATAAATGAGGATAGAACGTCTGGAGATTTTAAAGAAATGGGTAGAAGGCTCGCTAATGAAGTAGTGGGATTCCTCAAAAGGAAAGTGGACAAGTATTCCAAACATGGAGGTTGCAAAGAGATTAAGCTTAGTTTTGTTGGTCATTCTATTGGGAACATTATTCTCAGAAGTGCCCTCACAG AACCCAAATTGGAGCCATTTCTGAAGAACCAATATACATACATGTCCATATCAGGGCCTCACTTAGGTTACTGGTACAGTCCAAACTCTTTGTTTAACTCTGGCCTTTGGCTCATGAAACGGCTCAAGGGAATGCAGTGCATGCATCAGCTCACTTTCAGTGATGATCACGACCCACAGAATACGTTCTTTTACAAGCTTTGCCAG CTGAAGACACTGGAGAATTTCAAGAACATCATCCTGGTTTCATCACCGCAG GATGGCTATGTCCCATATCATTCAGCAAGAATCGACCTCTGCCATGCCTCGTCGTCGGATAACTCAAAGCGCGGGCAGGTGTTCACTGAGATGCTGAACAACTGCTTGGATCAGATCCGGGCCCCAACATCGGAAACACGGGTATTCATGCGTTGTGATGTTATATTCGACCAGTCTGCCCAGGGACGGAACCTGAACACCATGATCGGCAGAGCTGCACACATAGAGTTCCTGGAGAACGACATCTATGCCAGGTTCATCATGTGGTCCTTTCCAGAGTTGTTCCGATGA
- the LOC8073604 gene encoding uncharacterized protein LOC8073604 isoform X3, whose amino-acid sequence MVSFYITNSEDEGPATSSVILKFELIYIPTLGNGWTEVQDSSDDTDLIPVHEFRIPHRALLGLHSYCPVHFDALHSALVDLTVHIVYLKAAVTKSSSLKSLEQSFGSKSYDIVKASLISREILLEEVKKISNAIGHTLEDLDHTDLTLGKYETIQPSKSGSPSYNNGQGASTKCSPQMTGILRDFLESSGVVVGSTDDILLYTLSEEELFELFQTVSSQLSFIWNEFLKFHRTHKVKILDYLHDMWDIDRKAEWSIWIIHSKIEIPHRYLRSMNDDSPRHLIRISSSRKVHHDPIQNSMSQAELHRKSIAQMKINTPSVQDMHIYADPSCIPVVRIEQHVMVIPQHGSSKDFLTDASEPAGTIVPPLVQGQSLEEKTCGDKSGRILRAVIFVHGFQGHHLDLRLVKNQWLLLDPGAECLLSQINEDRTSGDFKEMGRRLANEVVGFLKRKVDKYSKHGGCKEIKLSFVGHSIGNIILRSALTEPKLEPFLKNQYTYMSISGPHLGYWYSPNSLFNSGLWLMKRLKGMQCMHQLTFSDDHDPQNTFFYKLCQLKTLENFKNIILVSSPQDGYVPYHSARIDLCHASSSDNSKRGQVFTEMLNNCLDQIRAPTSETRVFMRCDVIFDQSAQGRNLNTMIGRAAHIEFLENDIYARFIMWSFPELFR is encoded by the exons ATGGTGTCCTTCTACATAACCAACAGCGAAGACGAG GGTCCAGCAACTTCTTCTGTTATATTGAAGTTCGAGCTCATATACATCCCAACACTGGGGAATGGGTG GACTGAAGTAcaagattcaagtgatgatacaGATTTGATCCCTGTCCATGAATTTAGGATCCCACATAGAGCACTCCTGGGCTTACACTCATATTGCCCTGTCCATTTTGACGCTTTACACTCGGCACTTGTGGATCTGACAGTACACATAGTGTACCTTAAAGCCGCTGTGACTAAATCATCATCACTGAAG TCTCTGGAACAAAGTTTTGGCTCAAAGTCATATGACATTGTGAAGGCATCACTAATATCTAGGGAAATACTTCTTGAAGAAGTGAAGAAGATCAGTAATGCTATTGGTCACACTCTTGAGGATTTAGATCACACTGACTTAACCCTTGGTAAATATGAGACAATTCAACCATCAAAGTCAGGTTCGCCCAGTTACAATAATGGGCAAGGTGCATCCACAAAGTGTAGTCCCCAGATGACTGGCATCTTACGTGATTTTCTTGAG AGTTCTGGTGTTGTGGTTGGAAGCACTGATGATATCTTGCTGTATACTTTATCCGAGGAAGAATTGTTTGAACTATTTCAAACTGTGAGCAGCCAACTCTCATTTATATGGAATGAGTTCTTGAAATTTCACAG GACACATAAAGTAAAGATATTGGATTATTTGCATGATATGTGGGATATTGATCGCAAAGCAGAATGGTCAATATGGATTATTCATTCAAAGATTGAGATTCCACATCGCTATTTGAGAAGCATGAATGATGACTCTCCTCGCCATTTGATTCGGATTTCTAGTTCACGAAAGGTCCATCATGAT CCTATACAAAATTCGATGTCACAGGCTGAACTGCACAGGAAAAGTATAGCACAAATGAAG ATTAACACACCGTCTGTTCAAGATATGCATATTTATGCTGATCCTTCATGTATACCTGTTGTCCGCATAGAGCAACATGTCATGGTTATTCCGCAGCATGGTTCTAGCAAGGATTTTCTAACAGATGCTTCAGAACCAGCGGGTACTATTGTACCACCTCTAGTACAAGGACAATCATTGGAGGAAAAAACTTGTGGTGATAAGAGTGGCCGCATTTTACGAGCTGTCATTTTTGTACATGGATTTCAG GGACATCATTTGGATTTACGTCTTGTTAAAAACCAATGGCTTCTGCTTGATCCTGGAGCTGAGTGCCTATTGTCTCAGATAAATGAGGATAGAACGTCTGGAGATTTTAAAGAAATGGGTAGAAGGCTCGCTAATGAAGTAGTGGGATTCCTCAAAAGGAAAGTGGACAAGTATTCCAAACATGGAGGTTGCAAAGAGATTAAGCTTAGTTTTGTTGGTCATTCTATTGGGAACATTATTCTCAGAAGTGCCCTCACAG AACCCAAATTGGAGCCATTTCTGAAGAACCAATATACATACATGTCCATATCAGGGCCTCACTTAGGTTACTGGTACAGTCCAAACTCTTTGTTTAACTCTGGCCTTTGGCTCATGAAACGGCTCAAGGGAATGCAGTGCATGCATCAGCTCACTTTCAGTGATGATCACGACCCACAGAATACGTTCTTTTACAAGCTTTGCCAG CTGAAGACACTGGAGAATTTCAAGAACATCATCCTGGTTTCATCACCGCAG GATGGCTATGTCCCATATCATTCAGCAAGAATCGACCTCTGCCATGCCTCGTCGTCGGATAACTCAAAGCGCGGGCAGGTGTTCACTGAGATGCTGAACAACTGCTTGGATCAGATCCGGGCCCCAACATCGGAAACACGGGTATTCATGCGTTGTGATGTTATATTCGACCAGTCTGCCCAGGGACGGAACCTGAACACCATGATCGGCAGAGCTGCACACATAGAGTTCCTGGAGAACGACATCTATGCCAGGTTCATCATGTGGTCCTTTCCAGAGTTGTTCCGATGA